The proteins below come from a single Gossypium raimondii isolate GPD5lz chromosome 2, ASM2569854v1, whole genome shotgun sequence genomic window:
- the LOC105788277 gene encoding probable WRKY transcription factor 29 isoform X2, protein MENWDLQAVVGGNSSNDHLIANPEFSFGPWSFQQDEDFMSFPEIFETNPKVLDELEQLYKPFYPDLNPFSTQTIITSSIPVPLHVDEPAEKRKKKPSFTVSQSDISASPNPRRFRKNQQNRVVEHVTADDLPSDVWAWRKYGQKPIKGSPFPRSYYRCSSSKGCLARKQVERSCSDPRVFIITYTAEHCHGHPTRRSSLTGSTRSKPLTAAKSIEAHAEGETVKQERMKMEVELHGEQEGGKILSPDLLLSNDELIRRLEDFDEGFFVDQFPHFSREM, encoded by the exons ATGGAGAACTGGGATTTGCAAGCAGTTGTTGGAGGAAACAGCAGCAATGATCATCTCATTGCAAACCCAGAATTCAGTTTTGGTCCTTGGAGTTTTCAACAAGATGAAGATTTTATGAGTTTCcctgaaatttttgaaacaaacCCTAAAGTTTTAGATGAGTTGGAGCAACTTTACAAGCCTTTTTACCCTGATCTGAATCCATTTTCCACTCAAACAATCATTACAAGTTCAATACCAGTCCCTTTACATGTTGATGAACCAGCAGAGAAACGAAAAAAGAAGCCATCTTTTACTGTTTCTCAATCTGATATTTCTGCTTCACCCAACCCTAGAAGATTCAG GAAGAATCAGCAGAATAGAGTGGTAGAGCATGTAACTGCAGATGATCTTCCGTCGGATGTATGGGCTTGGAGAAAATATGGGCAAAAACCCATCAAAGGTTCACCATTTCCAAG GAGCTATTATAGGTGTAGTAGCTCAAAAGGGTGTTTGGCAAGGAAACAAGTGGAGCGTAGCTGTTCGGATCCTCGTGTTTTTATTATTACCTACACCGCTGAGCACTGTCATGGCCATCCGACTCGGCGAAGTTCGCTCACCGGAAGTACTAGAAGCAAACCGTTAACGGCAGCTAAAAGTATTGAAGCTCATGCAGAAGGTGAGACTGTGAAACAAGAGAGGATGAAAATGGAGGTTGAATTACATGGTGAACAAGAAGGGGGTAAAATTCTGAGCCCGGACTTATTGTTGAGTAATGATGAATTAATTCGAAGGTTAGAGGATTTTGATGAAGGTTTCTTTGTAGATCAATTTCCCCATTTCTCTCGTGAAATGTAA
- the LOC105788277 gene encoding probable WRKY transcription factor 29 isoform X1 — translation MENWDLQAVVGGNSSNDHLIANPEFSFGPWSFQQDEDFMSFPEIFETNPKVLDELEQLYKPFYPDLNPFSTQTIITSSIPVPLHVDEPAEKRKKKPSFTVSQSDISASPNPRRFSRKNQQNRVVEHVTADDLPSDVWAWRKYGQKPIKGSPFPRSYYRCSSSKGCLARKQVERSCSDPRVFIITYTAEHCHGHPTRRSSLTGSTRSKPLTAAKSIEAHAEGETVKQERMKMEVELHGEQEGGKILSPDLLLSNDELIRRLEDFDEGFFVDQFPHFSREM, via the exons ATGGAGAACTGGGATTTGCAAGCAGTTGTTGGAGGAAACAGCAGCAATGATCATCTCATTGCAAACCCAGAATTCAGTTTTGGTCCTTGGAGTTTTCAACAAGATGAAGATTTTATGAGTTTCcctgaaatttttgaaacaaacCCTAAAGTTTTAGATGAGTTGGAGCAACTTTACAAGCCTTTTTACCCTGATCTGAATCCATTTTCCACTCAAACAATCATTACAAGTTCAATACCAGTCCCTTTACATGTTGATGAACCAGCAGAGAAACGAAAAAAGAAGCCATCTTTTACTGTTTCTCAATCTGATATTTCTGCTTCACCCAACCCTAGAAGATTCAG CAGGAAGAATCAGCAGAATAGAGTGGTAGAGCATGTAACTGCAGATGATCTTCCGTCGGATGTATGGGCTTGGAGAAAATATGGGCAAAAACCCATCAAAGGTTCACCATTTCCAAG GAGCTATTATAGGTGTAGTAGCTCAAAAGGGTGTTTGGCAAGGAAACAAGTGGAGCGTAGCTGTTCGGATCCTCGTGTTTTTATTATTACCTACACCGCTGAGCACTGTCATGGCCATCCGACTCGGCGAAGTTCGCTCACCGGAAGTACTAGAAGCAAACCGTTAACGGCAGCTAAAAGTATTGAAGCTCATGCAGAAGGTGAGACTGTGAAACAAGAGAGGATGAAAATGGAGGTTGAATTACATGGTGAACAAGAAGGGGGTAAAATTCTGAGCCCGGACTTATTGTTGAGTAATGATGAATTAATTCGAAGGTTAGAGGATTTTGATGAAGGTTTCTTTGTAGATCAATTTCCCCATTTCTCTCGTGAAATGTAA